In a genomic window of Pseudoliparis swirei isolate HS2019 ecotype Mariana Trench chromosome 20, NWPU_hadal_v1, whole genome shotgun sequence:
- the LOC130210503 gene encoding gastrula zinc finger protein XlCGF57.1-like has product MKEDPEPPHINEEQEDLESPHMKEDQEDPESPHMKEDPEPPHINEEQEDPESPHMKEDQEDPESPHMKEDPEPPHINEEQEDQEDPESPQIKEDQEDPESPHMKEDQEDPELSDIKEEQEDLYISPDGEQLPGLQEAEHMETEADGADCGGPETDDSREWDEPQSDENPLLLAGGPVGDCSPGDTPTGSPECAARFDHQGHPEEPSSSRTGEKLFQCSVCDKRFGFNCRLKRHMVRHTGVKPFSCSLCSKTFSQRGNLNKHMLCHTGEKPFSCSVCGKTFPQKRNLNIHMLVHTGEKQFCCSVCGQTFSLKENLSAHMNVHTGEKPFHCSVCDKTFEFQCFFKRHMSGHTGVKPFSCSLCSKTFSQRGNLNKHMLCHTGEKPFSCSVCGKTFPQKRNLNIHMLVHTGEKRFSCSVCGKPFAHKGTLNYHMVVHTREKPFSCSLCGKTFTQKGHLNNHMTVHTGEKPFTCLVCGKTFARSGSLNNHMVGHTGEKPFSCSVCGKSFTRKQRMKKHLILHTRETN; this is encoded by the coding sequence ATGaaagaggacccagagccccctcacattaatgaggaacaggaggacctaGAGTCCCCCCACAtgaaagaggaccaggaggacccagagtccCCCCACATGaaagaggacccagagccccctcacattaatgaggaacaggaggacccagagtccccccacatgaaggaggaccaggaggacccagagtccCCCCACATGaaagaggacccagagccccctcacattaatgaggaacaggaggaccaggaggacccagagtccCCTCaaattaaagaggaccaggaggacccagagtccCCCCACAtgaaagaggaccaggaggacccagagctttcagacattaaagaggagcaggaggacctcTACATCAGTCCTGATGGGGAGCAGCTTCCAGGGCTGCAGGAGGCTGAACACATGGAAACAGAAGCTGATGGAGCagattgtggaggaccagagaCCGACGACAGTAGAGAGTGGGATGAGCCTCAGTCGGATGAGAACCCTCTGCTCCTCGCAGGAGGACCTGTAGGTGACTGTAGTCCTGGAGATACACCGACTGGCTCGCCTGAGTGTGCTGCACgctttgaccaccaggggcatcCGGAGGAACCCAGCAGCTCCAGAACGGGAGAGAAACTCTTTCAATGCTCCGTGTGCGACAAAAGATTTGGATTCAACTGTcgcctgaagagacacatggtcCGCCACACGGGGGTGAAGCCGTTCAGCTGTTCTCTTTGCAGCAAGACGTTCTCTCAAAGGGGAAACCTGAACAAACACATGCTCTGccacacgggagagaaaccgttcagctgctccgTCTGTGGGAAAACGTTCCCGCAGAAGAGAAACCTGAACATTCACATGCTCGTCCACACGGGGGAGAAACAATtctgttgttcagtttgtggtcaaACGTTTTCACTGAAGGAGAACCTGAGCGCTCACATGAACGTCCACACCGGAGAGAAACCGTTTCACTGCTCCGTGTGCGACAAGACATTCGAGTTCCAGTGTTTCTTCAAAAGACACATGAGCGGCCACACGGGAGTGAAGCCGTTCAGCTGTTCTCTTTGCAGCAAGACGTTCTCTCAAAGGGGAAACCTGAACAAACACATGCTCTGccacacgggagagaaaccgttcagctgctccgTCTGTGGGAAAACGTTCCCGCAGAAGAGAAACCTGAACATTCACATGCTCGTCCACACGGGGGAGAAACGATTCAGCTGCTCCGTCTGCGGGAAACCGTTCGCCCACAAGGGAACGCTGAACTACCACATGGTCGTCCACACGAGggagaaaccgttcagctgctccCTGTGCGGCAAAACGTTTACACAGAAGGGACACCTGAACAACCACATGACTGTCCACACGGGAGAGAAGCCGTTCACGTGTTTAGTCTGCGGTAAAACATTCGCCCGGAGCGGCAGCCTGAACAACCACATGGTCGGCCACACCGGAGAAAAACCCTTCAGCTGTTCGGTTTGCGGTAAATCGTTCACGCGGAAGCAGCgaatgaaaaaacatttaattctcCACACCAGAGAAACTAATTAG